The following proteins are co-located in the Oenanthe melanoleuca isolate GR-GAL-2019-014 chromosome 4, OMel1.0, whole genome shotgun sequence genome:
- the DUSP4 gene encoding dual specificity protein phosphatase 4: MVATEGLREMEGSALRRLVGRDEAGAGGAARCLVLDCRPFLAHSAGHIRGALNVRCNTIVRRRAKGAVSLEQILPAEGEVRARLRAGLYAAVVVYDERSPRAEALREDSTVALVVRALRRDTARADIRLLAGGYERFSSEYPEFCAKTKSLSNVSPPTSAEPLDLGCSSCGTPFHDQGGPVEILPFLYLGSAYHAARRDMLDALGITALLNVSSDCPNHFEGHYQYKCIPVEDNHKADISSWFMEAIEYIDSVKECCGRVLVHCQAGISRSATICLAYLMMKKRVKLEEAFEFVKQRRSIISPNFSFMGQLLQFESQVLATSYTVEAVSPSGTLRERGKASTTPTSQFVFSFPVSVSVHTTPSNLPYLHSPITTSPSC; this comes from the exons ATGGTGGCCACCGAGGGGCTGCGCGAGATGGAGGGCAGCGCGCTGCGGCGGCTCGTGGGCCGCGACGAGGCCGGGGCCGGCGGCGCCGCGCGGTGCCTGGTGCTGGACTGCCGCCCCTTCCTGGCGCACAGCGCCGGGCACATCCGCGGGGCGCTCAACGTGCGCTGCAACACGATCGTGCGGCGGCGGGCCAAGGGCGCCGTGAGcctggagcagatcctgccGGCCGAGGGCGAGGTGCGAGCGCGGCTGCGGGCCGGGCTCTACGCCGCCGTTGTGGTGTACGACGAGCGCAGCCCGCGCGCAGAGGCCCTGCGCGAGGACAGCACCGTGGCGCTCGTGGTGCGCGCGCTCCGTCGCGACACGGCGCGCGCCGACATCCGTCTCCTGGCAG GGGGCTATGAGCGCTTCTCCTCGGAGTACCCTGAATTCTGTGCAAAAACCAAGTCCCTGAGCAATGTGTCACCCCCTACCAGTGCTGAGCCCCTGGATTTGGGCTGCAGTTCCTGTGGGACCCCCTTTCATGACCAG GGTGGGCCTGTGGaaatccttcccttcctctACCTTGGCAGCGCCTACCACGCAGCCCGGCGGGACATGCTTGATGCACTGGgcatcacagccctgctgaacGTCTCCTCAGACTGCCCCAACCACTTTGAGGGGCACTACCAGTACAAGTGTATCCCTGTGGAGGATAACCACAAAGCTGACATCAGCTCCTGGTTCATGGAGGCAATTGAGTACATTG ACTCAGTGAAGGAGTGCTGTGGCCGAGTCCTGGtgcactgccaggctggcatcTCCCGCTCAGCCACCATCTGCTTGGCGTACCTGATGATGAAGAAGCGTGTCAAGCTAGAGGAGGCCTTTGAGTTTGTCAAGCAACGCCGGAGCATCATCTCCCCCAACTTCAGCTTcatggggcagctgctgcagtttgagTCACAGGTGTTGGCCACTTCATACACAGTAGAGGCTGTCAGCCCCTCGGGGACACTGCGGGAGCGGGGCAAGGCCAGTACCACCCCCACCTCACAGTTTGTCTTCAGCTTCCCAGTGTCTGTCAGTGTTCATACCACCCCCAGCAACCTCCCCTATCTGCACAGCCCCATCACCACATCGCCCAGCTGTTAG